From a single Cinclus cinclus chromosome 16, bCinCin1.1, whole genome shotgun sequence genomic region:
- the SNRNP25 gene encoding U11/U12 small nuclear ribonucleoprotein 25 kDa protein — MAAEEPAEEPPEELAHAEVLELFQAALARLVQDPLLCDLPPQVTAEEIGSQVALEYGQAMTVRVCKADGETVPVVVVQNASVLELKKALRRHIQLRQARQGGVQHLSWKYIWRTYHLTYNGEKLADDRKKLREYGIRNRDEVSFIKKLRK; from the exons ATGGCGGCCGAGGAGCCGGCGGAGGAGCCGCCCGAGGAGCTGGCGCACGCcgaggtgctggagctgttccaggCGGCGCTGGCGCGGCTGGTGCAGGACCCGCTGCTCTGCGACCTCCCCCCGCAG GTGACGGCGGAGGAGATCGGCTCGCAGGTGGCCCTGGAGTACGGGCAGGCCATGACGGTGCGGGTGTGCAAGGCGGACGGCGAGACCGTGC CCGTGGTGGTGGTGCAGAACGCCTCGGTGCTGGAGCTGAAGAAGGCGCTGCGGCGGCACATCCAGCTGAGGCAGGCCCGGCAGGGCGGCGTCCAGCACCTCAGCTG GAAGTACATATGGAGGACGTACCACCTAACCTACAATGGAGAGAAGCTGGCGGATGACAGGAAGAAGCTGAGAGA GTATGGCATCAGGAACCGGGATGAGGTCAGCTTCATAAAGAAGCTTCGCAAGTAA
- the POLR3K gene encoding DNA-directed RNA polymerase III subunit RPC10, with product MLLFCPACGNVLVAEEGPRCHRFACTTCPYVRNVTRKVTSRKYPRLKEVDDVLGGAAAWENVDSTAEPCPKCEHPRAYFMQIQTRSADEPMTTFYKCCNPQCGHRWRD from the exons ATGCTGCTCTTCTGCCCGGCCTGCGGGAACGTGCTGGTGGCCGAGGAGGGGCCGCGCTGCCACCGCTTCGCCTGCACCACCTGTCCCTACGTGCGCAACGTCACGCGGAAG GTGACGAGCAGGAAGTACCCGCGGCTGAAGGAGGTGGACGATGTGCTGGGCGGCGCCGCGGCCTGGGAGAACGTGGACTCCACGGCAG AGCCGTGCCCCAAGTGCGAGCACCCCCGCGCCTACTTCATGCAGATCCAGACGCGCTCGGCCGACGAGCCCATGACCACGTTCTACAAGTGCTGCAACCCGCAGTGCGGGCACCGCTGGCGGGACTGA